Proteins encoded by one window of Kineosporia sp. NBRC 101731:
- a CDS encoding ABC transporter permease, translating into MNADTVRRVGLSLAAPALAIILSLAITSAVLAAAGNDPFETFKQMIEYAKEPRTTAMIINGSVTYYFAALAVAFGFRMNLFNIGVDGQYRLAAMLAAAVGGAVSLPPILHVGLILLVAVLVGGLWAAVAGLLKVYRGVSEVISTIMLNSITTALIAFLLTTDKLAVQAEGSNNIGTKAIPASGQVPGIGLVPDSPLKVYGLIVLAVIVGFLYWFVIEHSRFGFDLRAAGRNEEAAVASGVNVKRMILISMAVSGGIAGLVGMPQLLGSSYTYSLDFPAGIGFTGIAIALLGRNTALGVAIGALLFGFLDNSSQILDLEGVPKEIVMITQGVIVLSVVIAYELVRRYRIVAQQREVGRRLSEPPAPAAGNDKTPQGAQA; encoded by the coding sequence ATGAATGCGGACACCGTCCGCCGCGTCGGCCTGTCCCTGGCCGCACCGGCGCTGGCGATCATCCTGTCCCTGGCGATCACCTCGGCCGTCCTGGCCGCCGCCGGGAACGACCCGTTCGAGACGTTCAAGCAGATGATCGAGTACGCCAAGGAACCGCGTACCACGGCGATGATCATCAATGGCTCGGTCACCTACTACTTCGCCGCGCTGGCCGTCGCCTTCGGGTTCCGGATGAACCTGTTCAACATCGGTGTCGACGGCCAGTACCGGCTGGCGGCCATGCTCGCCGCCGCGGTCGGTGGCGCGGTCAGCCTGCCCCCGATCCTGCACGTCGGCCTGATCCTTCTGGTGGCCGTTCTGGTCGGTGGGCTCTGGGCCGCCGTCGCGGGTCTGCTGAAGGTGTACCGCGGGGTCAGCGAGGTGATCTCGACGATCATGCTGAACTCGATCACCACTGCGCTGATCGCCTTCCTGCTCACCACCGACAAGCTCGCAGTGCAGGCCGAGGGCTCGAACAACATCGGCACCAAGGCGATCCCGGCCAGCGGCCAGGTACCGGGTATCGGCCTGGTGCCGGACTCCCCGCTGAAGGTCTACGGCCTGATCGTCCTCGCCGTGATCGTCGGTTTCCTCTACTGGTTCGTGATCGAGCACAGCCGCTTCGGGTTCGACCTGCGCGCGGCCGGCCGTAACGAGGAGGCCGCTGTCGCCAGCGGCGTCAACGTGAAGCGGATGATCCTGATCAGCATGGCCGTCTCCGGCGGTATCGCCGGTCTGGTCGGCATGCCGCAGCTGCTCGGCTCGAGCTACACCTACTCGCTCGACTTCCCGGCCGGCATCGGCTTCACCGGCATCGCGATCGCGCTGCTCGGCCGCAACACCGCCCTCGGTGTGGCGATCGGGGCCCTGCTGTTCGGGTTCCTCGACAACTCCTCGCAGATCCTCGACCTGGAGGGCGTGCCGAAGGAGATCGTCATGATCACCCAGGGCGTGATCGTGCTGTCCGTCGTCATCGCCTACGAACTGGTCCGCCGCTACCGGATCGTCGCCCAGCAGCGTGAGGTCGGCCGCCGTCTGAGCGAACCGCCCGCGCCCGCCGCCGGTAACGACAAGACGCCGCAGGGAGCGCAGGCATGA
- a CDS encoding ABC transporter permease, producing MSTTLETTTPPAAPAPEKATRLSQPLRLALYALVALAVLSLIRVLTDANDLTSAGTVSAALTLAVPIGLAGLGGLWSERAGVVNIGLEGMMILGTFGAGWIGWQHGPWAGLLTAVIFGLVGGLVHAVATVTFGVDHVVSGVAINILGLGVTQYLAGELLADSPGGGETQSPPISALPRPSVPGLDGLLEPLEKHHWFLISDIAGILRGLLTNVSILTVVAVLLVIASYVILWQTPFGLRLRSVGEDPHAAESLGVKVRLYKYIAVAVSGGLAGLAGGFLAIVASGIYREGQTGGRGYIGLAAMIFGNWRPGGLMMGAGLFGYTDAMQLRNAVAVHALLLVVFALLLVVTALNLYRRKWITAAVGLVFAVLSLVWYLNSDELPGPITTMTPYVTTLLVLALSAQRLRMPKADGLVYRPEGK from the coding sequence ATGAGCACCACGCTGGAAACGACCACCCCGCCCGCCGCTCCGGCCCCGGAGAAGGCCACCCGTCTGAGCCAGCCGCTGCGCCTGGCCCTCTACGCCCTGGTCGCGCTGGCCGTACTGAGCCTGATCCGGGTGCTCACCGACGCCAACGACCTGACCTCGGCCGGCACCGTGAGTGCCGCCCTCACCCTGGCCGTGCCGATCGGCCTGGCCGGTCTCGGTGGCCTGTGGTCCGAGCGGGCCGGTGTGGTCAACATCGGTCTCGAGGGCATGATGATCCTCGGCACCTTCGGCGCCGGCTGGATCGGCTGGCAGCACGGTCCCTGGGCGGGTCTGCTGACGGCCGTGATCTTCGGCCTGGTCGGTGGTCTGGTGCACGCCGTCGCCACCGTCACCTTCGGCGTCGACCACGTGGTGTCCGGTGTCGCGATCAACATCCTCGGCCTGGGCGTCACCCAGTACCTGGCCGGTGAACTGCTGGCCGACAGCCCCGGCGGTGGCGAGACCCAGTCCCCGCCGATCTCCGCGCTGCCGCGTCCCTCGGTCCCCGGGCTGGACGGGCTGCTCGAGCCGCTGGAGAAGCACCACTGGTTCCTGATCTCCGACATCGCCGGCATCCTGCGGGGCCTGCTGACGAACGTCTCGATCCTGACCGTGGTCGCCGTGCTGCTGGTGATCGCCAGCTACGTGATCCTCTGGCAGACCCCGTTCGGCCTGCGGCTGCGCTCGGTCGGCGAGGACCCGCACGCCGCGGAGTCCCTCGGCGTCAAGGTGCGGCTGTACAAGTACATCGCGGTCGCGGTGTCGGGCGGTCTGGCCGGTCTGGCCGGTGGCTTCCTGGCCATCGTCGCCTCCGGCATCTACCGCGAGGGTCAGACCGGTGGCCGTGGTTACATCGGTCTCGCCGCGATGATCTTCGGCAACTGGCGCCCGGGCGGCCTGATGATGGGTGCGGGCCTCTTCGGCTACACCGACGCCATGCAGCTGCGGAACGCGGTGGCGGTGCACGCCCTGCTGCTCGTGGTCTTCGCCCTGCTGCTGGTCGTCACGGCGCTCAACCTGTACCGCCGCAAGTGGATCACCGCCGCGGTCGGCCTGGTCTTCGCCGTGCTCTCGCTGGTCTGGTACCTGAACAGCGACGAGCTGCCCGGCCCGATCACCACGATGACGCCGTACGTCACCACACTGCTGGTGCTCGCCCTCTCGGCCCAGCGGCTGCGCATGCCGAAGGCCGACGGGCTGGTCTACCGGCCGGAGGGGAAGTAG
- a CDS encoding cytidine deaminase, with product MTEQQDAAAADPDFYPGRVAGDAGPDQIDWTALRAAARLIKEKAYAPYSGFPVGAAALVDDGRIVTGCNVENASYGVGLCAECGLVSSLNASGGGRLVAFTCVGPDGESLMPCGRCRQLLYEFGGPELLVETSHGIVPMTQVLPDAFGPSDLSRATGPTHT from the coding sequence ATGACGGAACAGCAGGATGCGGCGGCAGCCGATCCCGACTTCTACCCGGGCCGGGTGGCCGGTGACGCCGGGCCGGACCAGATCGACTGGACCGCCCTGCGCGCCGCTGCCCGCCTGATCAAGGAGAAGGCCTACGCGCCGTACTCCGGGTTCCCGGTGGGTGCGGCGGCCCTGGTCGACGACGGCCGGATCGTGACCGGCTGCAACGTCGAGAACGCCTCGTACGGCGTGGGTCTGTGCGCCGAGTGCGGGCTGGTGTCGTCGCTCAACGCTTCGGGCGGAGGCCGTCTCGTGGCCTTCACCTGCGTCGGCCCCGACGGCGAGTCGCTCATGCCCTGCGGGCGCTGCCGTCAGCTGCTCTACGAATTCGGCGGCCCCGAGCTGCTGGTCGAGACCAGCCACGGCATCGTCCCGATGACGCAGGTGCTGCCGGACGCGTTCGGCCCGAGTGATCTGTCCCGGGCGACGGGCCCGACGCACACCTGA
- a CDS encoding thymidine phosphorylase — translation MTEPFAAVDVIAAKRDRNRLSDAQIDWVVGAYTRGVVADEQMSALLMAILLNGMLPEEISRWTAAMIASGERLDFSGLSRPTTDKHSTGGVGDKITLPLTPLVAALGAAVPQLSGRGLGHTGGTLDKLESIPGWRARLSNAEMARQLDEVGGVICAAGEGLAPADRKMYALRDVTGTVEAVPLIASSIMSKKIAEGTGALVLDVKVGSGAFMKSEEQARLLAGTMVRLGADAGVNTVALLTDMSTPLGLTAGNALEVRESLEVLAGGGPPDVVELTLALAQEMLETAGLSGDPEKALKDGRAMDSWRRMIAAQGGDVDAPLPVAQHTHQVLAPADGVLVGLDAMAVGVSAWRLGAGRSRKEDPVQAGAGVEMHVKPGGEVRAGEPLFTLHTDTPERFDQAVEALEGGYQIAPYGDRPAHRPLIIDRITAD, via the coding sequence ATGACCGAACCTTTCGCCGCCGTCGACGTGATCGCCGCCAAACGTGACCGCAACCGACTGAGCGACGCGCAGATCGACTGGGTGGTCGGCGCCTACACCCGCGGGGTGGTGGCCGACGAGCAGATGTCCGCGCTGCTGATGGCCATCCTGCTGAACGGCATGCTGCCGGAGGAGATCTCCCGGTGGACCGCCGCGATGATCGCCTCGGGGGAGCGCCTCGACTTCAGTGGCCTGTCCCGTCCGACCACCGACAAGCACTCCACCGGTGGGGTGGGCGACAAGATCACGCTGCCCCTGACCCCGTTGGTCGCGGCGCTCGGTGCCGCGGTGCCGCAGCTGTCGGGGCGCGGGCTCGGTCACACCGGGGGCACGCTGGACAAGCTGGAGTCGATCCCGGGCTGGCGGGCCCGTCTGAGCAATGCCGAGATGGCCCGGCAGCTCGACGAGGTGGGCGGGGTCATCTGTGCCGCGGGCGAGGGCCTGGCTCCGGCCGACCGCAAGATGTACGCCCTGCGCGACGTCACCGGAACCGTCGAGGCGGTGCCGCTGATCGCCTCGTCGATCATGAGCAAGAAGATCGCCGAGGGCACCGGGGCCCTGGTGCTCGACGTGAAGGTGGGCAGCGGCGCATTCATGAAGAGCGAGGAGCAGGCCCGTCTTCTGGCCGGGACGATGGTGCGGCTGGGGGCGGACGCGGGGGTGAACACCGTGGCGCTGCTGACCGACATGTCCACACCGCTGGGCCTGACCGCGGGCAACGCCCTGGAGGTGCGCGAGTCGCTGGAGGTGCTGGCCGGCGGCGGGCCGCCCGACGTGGTCGAGCTGACCCTCGCGCTGGCCCAGGAGATGCTCGAGACCGCAGGCCTTTCCGGCGATCCGGAGAAGGCCCTGAAAGACGGCCGGGCGATGGACTCGTGGCGCCGGATGATCGCGGCGCAGGGCGGTGACGTGGATGCCCCGCTGCCGGTCGCGCAGCACACGCACCAGGTGCTCGCCCCCGCCGACGGCGTGCTGGTGGGCCTGGACGCGATGGCCGTCGGTGTCAGCGCGTGGCGGCTGGGCGCGGGCCGTTCGCGCAAGGAAGACCCGGTGCAGGCCGGCGCCGGTGTCGAGATGCACGTCAAGCCCGGTGGCGAGGTGCGCGCCGGTGAGCCCCTTTTCACCCTGCACACCGACACCCCCGAGCGGTTCGACCAGGCGGTCGAGGCGCTGGAGGGCGGTTACCAGATCGCCCCGTACGGCGACCGCCCGGCGCACCGACCGCTGATCATCGACCGCATCACGGCCGACTAG
- a CDS encoding glycoside hydrolase family 65 protein, whose amino-acid sequence MNRRAAFTVEPWCIRETELHLEDLGSTESVFALSNGHIGIRGNLDEGEPHGLPGTYLNSVYERRPLPHAEAGYGYPESGQTIINVTNGKLIRLLVDDEPFDLRYGHLDKHERVLDMRAGTLKREVEWRSPADQSVRVTSTRVVSFTHRSVMAIAYEVEPLHETARVVLQSELVANEQMPEGGSVDPRVAAAMHNPLQALEHDCNGNRITLVHETRHSGRRVAAAAEHVIEVPEGVKVSTNWGVRPDWGRLTVTATLRPGQKLRLIKFVSYGWSSQRSLPALRDQVAAGLTGAIHTGWDDLLAEQRQYLDEFWARADVEVDGDEELQQAVRFALFHIFQAGARAEQRPVPAKGLTGPGYDGHCFWDTETFVLPVLIHTAPRAAADALRWRHSTLQKARDRASTLGLKGASFPWRTINGDECSGYWPAGTAAFHINADIADAVIRYHDATEDDEFDREIGLPLLVETARLWRSYGAFDRDGWFRIDGVTGPDEYSAITDNNVYTNLMAQRNLRAAATAASNYTDEAAVLEVDAEEISAWRQCADSMFIPFDEKLGVHPQAEGFTRHAVMDFESLTEEDYPLLLTMPYVQLYRQQVVKQADLVLAMQLRGDAFTPEQKAANFAYYEKLTVRDSSLSACTQSVMAAEVGHLGLAYDYTIENALTDLHDLHGNTMNGLHIASLAGTWMSLVAGFGGMRDTTGTLAFAPRLPEGLDRLAFTITHKGLRLRVETDGKQVTYLLTEHERNPADELEILHHGELVTLKIGDPVSLAVPATPTHPRPTQPFGREPMRRK is encoded by the coding sequence ATGAACCGTCGAGCGGCATTCACAGTCGAGCCCTGGTGCATCCGGGAGACCGAGCTCCACCTGGAAGACCTCGGTTCCACCGAGTCGGTGTTCGCCCTGTCCAACGGGCACATCGGAATTCGCGGCAACCTGGACGAGGGCGAACCGCACGGCCTGCCGGGCACCTACCTGAACTCGGTGTACGAACGAAGGCCTCTGCCCCACGCGGAGGCCGGTTACGGCTACCCCGAGTCCGGCCAGACGATCATCAATGTCACCAACGGCAAGCTGATCCGCCTGCTGGTCGACGACGAGCCCTTCGACCTGCGCTACGGCCACCTGGACAAGCACGAGCGGGTGCTCGACATGCGCGCGGGCACGCTCAAGCGCGAGGTCGAGTGGCGTTCGCCCGCCGACCAGTCGGTGCGGGTCACGAGCACCCGGGTGGTGTCGTTCACCCACCGCTCGGTGATGGCGATCGCCTACGAGGTCGAGCCGCTGCACGAGACCGCCCGCGTGGTGCTGCAGTCCGAGCTGGTCGCGAACGAGCAGATGCCCGAAGGTGGTTCGGTCGACCCCCGGGTCGCCGCGGCGATGCACAACCCGCTGCAGGCCCTGGAGCACGACTGCAACGGCAACCGCATCACCCTGGTGCACGAGACCCGGCACAGCGGTCGCCGCGTGGCGGCCGCCGCCGAGCACGTCATCGAGGTGCCCGAGGGCGTCAAGGTCTCCACCAACTGGGGCGTGCGTCCCGACTGGGGCCGCCTCACCGTCACGGCCACCCTGCGTCCGGGCCAGAAGCTGCGGTTGATCAAGTTCGTCAGCTACGGCTGGAGCTCGCAGCGGTCGCTGCCGGCCCTGCGCGACCAGGTGGCGGCCGGCCTGACCGGGGCCATCCACACCGGCTGGGACGACCTCCTGGCCGAGCAGCGGCAGTACCTGGACGAGTTCTGGGCCCGTGCCGACGTGGAGGTGGACGGTGACGAGGAACTGCAGCAGGCCGTGCGTTTCGCGTTGTTCCACATCTTCCAGGCGGGAGCCCGGGCCGAGCAGCGGCCGGTGCCGGCGAAGGGCCTGACCGGGCCCGGGTACGACGGCCACTGCTTCTGGGACACCGAGACCTTCGTCCTGCCGGTACTCATCCACACCGCGCCCCGGGCCGCGGCGGATGCCCTGCGCTGGCGGCACAGCACGTTGCAGAAGGCCAGGGACCGCGCGTCCACGCTGGGCCTGAAGGGCGCGTCGTTCCCGTGGCGCACCATCAACGGTGACGAGTGCTCCGGCTACTGGCCGGCCGGCACGGCGGCGTTCCACATCAACGCCGACATCGCCGACGCCGTGATCCGCTATCACGACGCCACCGAGGACGACGAGTTCGACCGCGAGATCGGCCTGCCCCTGCTGGTCGAGACCGCCCGGCTGTGGCGTTCCTACGGCGCGTTCGACCGCGACGGCTGGTTCCGCATCGACGGTGTCACCGGGCCGGACGAGTACAGCGCGATCACCGACAACAACGTGTACACCAACCTGATGGCACAGCGGAACCTCCGGGCCGCGGCCACGGCAGCCTCCAACTACACCGACGAGGCAGCCGTTCTCGAGGTGGACGCGGAGGAGATCAGCGCCTGGCGGCAGTGCGCCGACTCGATGTTCATCCCGTTCGACGAGAAGCTCGGCGTGCACCCGCAGGCCGAGGGCTTCACCCGTCACGCGGTGATGGACTTCGAATCGCTGACCGAGGAGGACTACCCCCTCCTGCTCACGATGCCGTACGTGCAGCTGTACCGGCAGCAGGTGGTCAAACAGGCCGACCTGGTGCTGGCCATGCAGCTGCGCGGCGACGCGTTCACCCCCGAGCAGAAGGCCGCGAACTTCGCGTACTACGAGAAGCTCACGGTGCGCGACTCGTCGTTGTCGGCCTGCACACAGTCGGTGATGGCGGCCGAGGTCGGGCACCTGGGCCTGGCCTACGACTACACCATCGAGAACGCCCTCACCGACCTGCACGACCTGCACGGCAACACGATGAACGGCCTGCACATCGCCTCGCTGGCCGGCACGTGGATGTCCCTGGTCGCCGGGTTCGGCGGAATGCGCGACACGACAGGAACTCTCGCCTTCGCGCCGCGCCTTCCGGAGGGCCTGGACCGGCTCGCCTTCACCATCACCCACAAGGGCCTGCGCCTGCGGGTGGAGACCGACGGCAAGCAGGTGACCTACTTGCTCACCGAGCACGAGCGCAACCCCGCGGACGAGCTCGAGATCCTGCACCACGGTGAGCTGGTCACGCTGAAGATCGGCGACCCGGTCAGCCTGGCGGTGCCGGCCACCCCGACGCACCCCCGGCCGACCCAGCCCTTCGGCCGGGAACCCATGCGCCGCAAGTAG
- a CDS encoding beta-phosphoglucomutase family hydrolase: MSDPQTARPKDVGLPEHVLACLFDLDGVLTDTASVHASAWKKMFDSYLAERAQRLGEAFVPFEIATDYVKYVDGKRRQDGTRSFLASRGITLPEGDAADSPETESVNGLGTRKNNLVHEMIAEDGVTIFDGTFRYLEAAQAAGLRIAVVSSSANTAEVLRVTGMEKFVEARVDAQAAIAAGLNGKPAPDTFIEGARLLGVEPSQAAVFEDALVGVEAGRSGHFGIVIGVDRVGHAAALSQHGADVVVTDLAQLIDNRA, from the coding sequence ATGTCCGATCCGCAAACCGCGCGGCCGAAAGACGTCGGCCTCCCCGAACACGTACTGGCCTGCCTCTTCGATCTGGACGGGGTGCTCACCGACACGGCGTCGGTGCATGCCTCCGCCTGGAAGAAGATGTTCGACTCGTATCTCGCCGAGCGCGCCCAGCGCCTCGGCGAAGCGTTCGTCCCGTTCGAGATCGCCACCGACTACGTGAAATACGTGGACGGTAAGCGCCGGCAGGACGGCACCCGCAGCTTCCTGGCGTCCCGCGGCATCACCCTGCCGGAGGGCGACGCGGCCGACTCGCCAGAAACCGAGTCGGTCAATGGTCTCGGCACCCGGAAGAACAACCTGGTGCACGAGATGATCGCCGAGGACGGCGTGACCATCTTCGACGGCACGTTCCGCTACCTGGAGGCTGCCCAGGCCGCCGGGCTGCGCATCGCCGTCGTGTCCAGCAGCGCCAACACCGCCGAGGTGCTGCGCGTGACCGGCATGGAGAAGTTCGTCGAGGCCCGGGTCGACGCCCAGGCCGCGATCGCCGCCGGCCTGAACGGCAAGCCCGCTCCCGACACCTTCATCGAGGGCGCCCGGCTGCTCGGCGTCGAGCCGAGCCAGGCCGCGGTCTTCGAAGACGCCCTCGTCGGCGTCGAAGCCGGACGATCCGGGCACTTCGGTATCGTCATCGGTGTCGACCGGGTCGGTCACGCCGCCGCGTTGTCCCAGCATGGGGCCGATGTGGTGGTTACCGATCTCGCTCAGCTGATAGATAACCGCGCATGA
- a CDS encoding ATP-dependent DNA ligase — protein MDLPVMPPVKPMLAKSVPEIPDVGHVEPKWDGFRTVVFRDGDEVELGSRNEKPMTRYFPELVEALRENLPERCVIDGEIVTVVDDRLQFEVLQQRIHPAASRIKLLSEQTPASFIAFDLLAVGDENLMGQPFSQRRARLVEALSAARAPIHCTPATGDLATAQEWFGMFEGAGLDGVVAKPLDGPYLPDKRAMFKVKHARTADCVVAGFRWHKSGPVVGSLLLGLYREDGSLQHVGVAASFPMIRRAELVEELEPYRMAVEELGQHPWGQWAQAQAHEHQRMPGNVSRWNSTKDLSFVPLRPSLVVEVAYDQMEGDRFRHTAQFRRWRTDREPGSCGYGQLERPVSFRLEDVLSPSGSQAPRIQSEG, from the coding sequence ATGGATCTGCCCGTGATGCCGCCGGTCAAACCGATGTTGGCCAAGTCGGTGCCGGAGATTCCGGACGTCGGTCACGTCGAGCCGAAATGGGACGGATTTCGTACCGTCGTGTTCCGGGACGGTGACGAGGTCGAACTGGGCAGCCGCAACGAGAAACCGATGACCCGGTACTTCCCGGAGCTGGTCGAGGCGCTGCGCGAGAACCTTCCCGAACGCTGTGTGATCGACGGCGAGATCGTCACCGTCGTCGACGACCGTCTGCAGTTCGAGGTGCTCCAGCAGCGCATCCATCCGGCGGCCAGTCGCATCAAGCTGCTGTCCGAGCAGACCCCGGCCTCGTTCATCGCGTTCGACCTGCTCGCCGTGGGCGACGAGAACCTGATGGGGCAACCGTTCTCACAGCGCCGGGCGCGTCTGGTCGAGGCCCTGTCCGCGGCCCGGGCCCCGATCCACTGCACGCCCGCCACCGGCGACCTGGCCACCGCGCAGGAGTGGTTCGGCATGTTCGAGGGCGCCGGGCTGGACGGGGTGGTCGCCAAGCCGCTGGACGGGCCCTATCTGCCGGACAAGCGGGCTATGTTCAAGGTCAAGCACGCCCGCACCGCCGACTGCGTGGTGGCCGGATTCCGCTGGCACAAGAGCGGCCCGGTCGTCGGATCGTTGCTGCTGGGGCTGTACCGCGAGGACGGCTCGCTGCAGCACGTCGGCGTGGCCGCGTCGTTCCCGATGATCCGGCGGGCCGAACTGGTCGAGGAGCTCGAGCCCTACCGGATGGCCGTGGAAGAGCTGGGGCAGCACCCGTGGGGCCAGTGGGCCCAGGCTCAGGCCCACGAGCACCAGCGCATGCCCGGCAACGTGTCCCGCTGGAACTCGACGAAAGATCTCTCCTTCGTGCCCCTGCGTCCCTCCTTGGTGGTCGAGGTGGCCTACGACCAGATGGAGGGCGACCGGTTCCGCCACACCGCGCAGTTCCGGCGCTGGCGCACCGATCGCGAACCGGGCAGTTGTGGGTACGGCCAGCTCGAGCGGCCCGTGAGTTTCCGGCTTGAGGACGTCCTCTCGCCTTCGGGGTCACAGGCGCCACGGATCCAGAGTGAGGGTTGA
- the ligD gene encoding non-homologous end-joining DNA ligase, which produces MAAKSAAVQIEVEGPEGARSVRLSSPDRVLYPEVGLTKKDLAEYVVAVGPALVRGLRDRPVSLERFPEGVGGERFYSKNPPRGVPAYARSVTVTYPSGRSHPQLVVDEVATAVWAVQMNTLTFHPWPVRSGNADNPDELRLDLDPQPGRDYADAVRAALHLRDLLKELGLEGYAKSSGNRGVHVFVPIAPDHEFLDVRHAAIGIGRELERRDPDLVTMAWWKEERGERVFVDFNQCTRDRTMAGAYSPRPLPHAPVSTPLTWAELPEVDPRTLTVRTVPQLLADRGDPWEDLHASPGDIAPALALWQDDLDRGLGELPFPPDYPKMPGEPKRARPSVSRADTEGIADRDWYADPARWDGDQPK; this is translated from the coding sequence ATGGCCGCCAAGAGCGCAGCGGTGCAGATCGAGGTCGAAGGTCCCGAGGGTGCCCGGTCGGTGCGCCTGTCCAGTCCTGACCGGGTGCTCTACCCGGAGGTCGGGCTCACCAAGAAAGATCTGGCCGAGTACGTCGTGGCGGTCGGCCCGGCCCTGGTGCGGGGTCTGCGTGACCGGCCGGTCTCGCTCGAGCGTTTCCCGGAAGGCGTCGGCGGGGAACGCTTTTACTCCAAGAACCCGCCCCGCGGGGTGCCCGCCTACGCCCGTTCGGTCACGGTGACCTACCCGAGCGGGCGCAGCCATCCGCAGCTGGTGGTGGACGAGGTGGCCACCGCGGTCTGGGCCGTTCAGATGAACACGCTGACCTTTCATCCGTGGCCGGTGCGGTCCGGGAACGCCGACAACCCCGACGAGCTGCGCCTCGACCTCGACCCCCAGCCCGGTCGTGACTACGCCGACGCCGTGCGGGCCGCCCTTCACCTGCGTGACCTGCTGAAAGAGCTCGGCCTGGAGGGCTATGCGAAGAGCTCGGGCAACCGCGGCGTGCACGTCTTCGTGCCCATCGCCCCTGACCACGAGTTCCTCGACGTACGGCACGCGGCCATCGGTATCGGCCGGGAGCTGGAGCGGCGCGATCCGGACCTGGTGACGATGGCCTGGTGGAAGGAGGAACGGGGCGAGCGGGTCTTCGTCGACTTCAACCAGTGCACCCGCGACCGCACGATGGCCGGCGCCTACAGCCCTCGTCCTCTGCCCCACGCCCCCGTCTCCACCCCGCTGACCTGGGCCGAGCTGCCCGAGGTCGACCCGAGAACCCTGACCGTGCGTACCGTTCCGCAGCTACTGGCGGATCGTGGGGACCCCTGGGAGGACCTGCACGCCTCACCCGGTGACATCGCTCCCGCGCTGGCTCTGTGGCAGGACGACCTCGATCGAGGGCTCGGTGAGCTGCCCTTCCCGCCCGACTACCCGAAGATGCCCGGCGAACCCAAGCGCGCGCGGCCTTCGGTCTCCCGCGCCGACACCGAGGGCATTGCCGACCGGGACTGGTACGCCGACCCGGCCCGGTGGGACGGCGACCAGCCGAAATAG
- a CDS encoding adenosine deaminase, translating to MTGPIDSASIARAPKVLLHDHLDGGLRPETIVAISAEIGHELPTTDPEELREWFRSSADSGSLERYLETFVHTVAVMQRRDDLVRVAREAAIDLAADGVVYAEIRWAPEQHLEGGLSLDEVVVAVQEGLAQGEKEAAAAGTPIRTGQLVTAMRHAARGREIAELAERHRDNGVVGFDIAGAEAGYPPSRHLDAFDYLHEANMHVTIHAGEAFGLPSIWEAVQVCGADRLGHGVRIMEDIEVIGGRDTYGRPAAKLGRLAGFVRDKRIPLELCPTSNVQTGAAASIAEHPIGLLKDLRFRVTLNTDNRLMSGTSMTREMTLLVEQAGWTLEDLRWVTINALKSAFIPFDERLALIEDVVKPGYAQLGIS from the coding sequence GTGACCGGTCCAATTGATTCAGCCAGCATTGCCCGGGCCCCCAAGGTCCTCCTCCACGATCACCTTGACGGTGGCCTGAGGCCGGAGACGATCGTCGCGATCTCCGCGGAGATCGGCCACGAGCTGCCCACCACCGACCCGGAAGAGCTGCGCGAGTGGTTCCGCAGCAGCGCCGACTCCGGTTCGCTGGAGCGCTACCTCGAGACGTTCGTGCACACCGTCGCGGTGATGCAGCGCCGTGACGACCTGGTGCGCGTGGCCCGCGAGGCCGCGATCGACCTGGCCGCGGACGGTGTGGTCTACGCCGAGATCCGCTGGGCCCCCGAGCAGCACCTCGAGGGCGGCCTGAGCCTCGACGAGGTGGTCGTCGCTGTGCAGGAGGGTCTGGCCCAGGGCGAGAAGGAGGCCGCGGCGGCGGGCACCCCGATCCGCACCGGCCAGCTCGTCACCGCCATGCGGCACGCCGCGCGGGGTCGTGAGATCGCCGAGCTGGCCGAGCGGCACCGGGACAACGGCGTGGTCGGGTTCGACATCGCCGGGGCCGAGGCCGGGTACCCGCCCTCGCGTCACCTTGACGCCTTCGACTACCTGCACGAAGCCAACATGCACGTGACCATCCACGCCGGTGAGGCCTTCGGCCTGCCGAGCATCTGGGAGGCCGTGCAGGTCTGCGGCGCCGACCGGCTCGGTCACGGCGTGCGGATCATGGAAGACATCGAGGTCATCGGGGGTCGCGACACGTACGGCCGTCCGGCCGCCAAGCTCGGCCGGCTGGCCGGGTTCGTGCGCGACAAGCGCATCCCGCTGGAGCTGTGCCCGACCAGCAACGTGCAGACCGGGGCCGCGGCGAGCATCGCCGAGCACCCGATCGGCCTGCTCAAGGACCTGCGGTTCCGCGTCACCCTGAACACCGACAACCGGCTGATGTCCGGTACCTCGATGACCCGGGAGATGACGCTGCTGGTCGAGCAGGCGGGATGGACCCTGGAAGACCTACGATGGGTCACCATTAATGCCCTGAAGAGTGCATTCATCCCGTTCGACGAACGACTCGCCCTGATCGAGGACGTGGTGAAACCCGGTTACGCCCAACTGGGTATCAGCTGA